One region of Wyeomyia smithii strain HCP4-BCI-WySm-NY-G18 chromosome 3, ASM2978416v1, whole genome shotgun sequence genomic DNA includes:
- the LOC129732782 gene encoding uncharacterized protein LOC129732782 isoform X2, with product MDSHRINTDRPVMEVALSVDEESALTLYEELERTDINTLNLNVDCCCGLLRTSPFHQPKSKSNSRERLRADSGVSCDDAEHADNCSQTLEHNNDNDDCQESDHHESSCLRHSHEHLWQKPSDQQATGSRSKSSLARRNDRYQSFGLLQSNILNSFQLQNFRRKNGSPYDSANSSGQTSYSSTTSSMIEDISNKIEEIGKLDTNIHSLMYKSVEVHNDILSLEATTNRLLADTRQLCEDLDDVRYLDDLITILNGDIGPVIHREWPYRILFDTPIEEGTAVT from the exons ACCGACCGACCAGTGATGGAGGTAGCACTGTCCGTAGACGAAGAAAGTGCCCTAACGCTGTATGAAGAACTAGAAAGGACGGACATCAACACCCTCAACCTAAACGTAGACTGCTGTTGCGGGTTGCTACGAACTTCTCCCTTCCATCAAccaaaatccaaatcaaattcCCGAGAGAGACTGCGGGCCGACTCTGGAGTATCCTGTGACGATGCCGAACATGCCGACAACTGTTCGCAGACCTTAGAGCACAACAATGACAACGACGACTGCCAAGAGAGTGATCACCACGAGTCTAGCTGTCTTCGCCATAGCCACGAGCACCTTTGGCAGAAGCCTTCGGATCAACAAGCCACGGGCTCCCGTAGCAAATCTAGTCTAGCGCGGCGAAACGACCGCTACCAGAGTTTCGGTCTGCTGCAATCGAACATTCTGAACAGCTTTCAACTGCAGAACTTTCGACGGAAAAACGGCAGCCCGTACGACTCGGCCAATTCCTCCGGGCAAACCAGCTACAGCTCTACTACCTCCAGCATGATAGAAGATATCTCCAATAAAATCGAAGAAATTGGCAAACTAGACACCAACATTCATTCGCTAATGTACAAATCCGTTGAGGTGCATAACGACATTTTG TCACTGGAAGCAACCACCAATCGATTGCTGGCGGACACACGGCAGCTGTGCGAGGATCTCGATGACGTTCGCTACCTGGATGACTTAATAACAATTCTCAATGGCGACATTGGCCCAGTAATTCATCGAGAATGGCCCTACCGTATCCTGTTCGATACGCCCATAGAGGAGGGGACTGCTGTTACGTGA